A region of the Streptococcus suis genome:
TAAAGCTGACCAAGACAAGATGGGTATTGCCCTTTCTAAATTGGCTGAAGAAGATCCAACATTCCGCGTTGAAACAAACGTTGAAACTGGTGAAACAGTTATCTCTGGTATGGGTGAGTTGCACTTGGATGTCCTTGTTGACCGTATGCGTCGTGAATTCAAGGTTGAAGCAAACGTAGGTGCTCCTCAAGTATCATACCGTGAAACATTCCGCGCTTCTACACAAGCTCGTGGTTTCTTCAAACGCCAGTCTGGTGGTAAAGGTCAATTCGGTGACGTTTGGATCGAATTCACACCAAACGAAGAAGGTAAAGGTTTCGAGTTCGAGAACGCTATCGTCGGTGGTGTGGTTCCACGTGAATTCATCCCAGCGGTTGAAAAAGGTCTCGTAGAATCTATGGCTAACGGTGTTCTTGCTGGTTACCCAATCGTTGACGTTAAAGCTAAGCTTTACGATGGTTCATACCACGATGTCGACTCATCTGAAACAGCCTTCAAAGTGGCAGCATCTCTTGCCCTTAAAGAAGCAGCTAAATCAGCTCAACCAACTATCCTTGAGCCAATGATGCTTGTAACAATCACTGCACCAGAAGATAATCTTGGTGACGTTATGGGTCACGTTACTGCACGTCGTGGTCGCGTTGACGGTATGGAAGCTCGTGGTAACACACAAATCGTTCGTGCTTATGTGCCACTTGCGGAAATGTTCGGTTACGCAACTGTTCTTCGTTCAGCAACACAAGGTCGCGGTACTTTCATGATGGTATTTGACCACTACGAAGATGTACCAAAATCTGTACAAGATGAAATCATCAAGAAAAACGGCGGTAATGCTTAATTGATTGCCCAAGCCTGCTCGAAAGAGCGGGCTTTTTTTCATGCCTTCTATTTCTCTTTCGTCAAGAACAAATGAAAACCACCAGTTAAACTGGTGGCTGAGAAGATGTTGTAGTTCATTAAAAATCACCTCCAACAGTCTAGGGCTGAACTGTGGCACGTGGAAGTCGGACAAACGAAGTGGATGCTAAATAATCAAGTGGACATTTTCGCATCTCTCTTAAGACAAAATCATTATTCCTGGATGGGGAATATTTTAAAATATTGTAATTGTTCTTGATACAGTTTTGTGTATTTATTGGCTTGTGATAGACCAGATAAAACTGTTTGTGTACGAGTTGGGTAGTCGGTGATGATGCCATCTACTTCTATGGAGTCTGCTTGTTGTACTCCTTCAGGAGTATTGACAGTCCATACGTAGAAAGATTTTCCCGATTTGCAAATATAATTGAGCAATTCATCTGTGAGTTGGTCTAAGGGGACGCTATAACCTGTCAAATTTGGTAGTTCATTTTCTGGAGGACTGCTCATCAATAGGTAAGTTTCAAACTTTGGAGAGTAGGAGAGGGCGGATTTCATGAAATCATAACTACCAGACTGAAGTTGATGACCTTCTTCTTCAAAACGTTTTTGATACTTCTTCATGAAATTGTCCACCATCTGCGGGCTATCTTGGTCTGAAGTTTTAAAATCAATTAAGAGTTTCTGTTTTCTCGCAGTTGCTTCAGCTAGAATCTGGTCAAAACTTGCGATTTGAGCAGTATGTCCTGCTGCATCCGTTATCCTTGTTTCTGTTAAACTTGCTAAAGTTAAATCATGAGGACGGTAGTCTAGTCCGGCCCAATTAATCAAAGTTGGGTCATGAAAAGCAACGAATTCTAAATCAGCAGTTTCCCAAAGATCAATTTCAATATAATCTGGGTTGCTTTCGCTAGCTAATTGGACTGCTTCAACGGTATTTTCGATGGCTTGGTGGTCGTTTAAAGCACGGTGGGAGATAATAAGAGGAGATTTTGGAAGATGGGAGGCTGCTTCAAATCCAGCTAATAAGAAAACAGGGAATGCTGGTAGGAGAATAAATAGAAGGGAGGAAGGTTTCCACCATGTAAATCTTTCGTTGAATAGGATTTTCCACCAAATCCATAAAGGAAGTGTGATTGTAAAAACTAGGTTACTGTATAAAAGAGCAACTGAAAGGTTATAAATGGTTTGTACATGGTTTGGAAAAAAATCCGCTAATTTGGTTTGAATAGAAGCGGTGGCAAAGCTGACTCCGTACCAAATTCCAAAGCAGATTAGAGGTATGATAGTGCTGATAACTATTTTTTTCCATTTTGAACGATGTAATCTTTTCAATGAGCGTCTTTTAATGCTCTCTGAATGGGTTGTTCGCATTACGTATTATACTTTCTAAAATATGTTAATTACTATTGTAACATTTTTTATTTTTTTTCAATTGAGTTAGAAAGGATTGTAAAAATAGTCATTCAGAAAATGCACAAAACCAATTTCTAGCTCCGCACTTTTTCAATATATTTTCAAAAAAATTTGAACCAGAAATGTAGAGTATGTTGCTTTTGAAGATAGGAAAATACGGAAAATTCAAAAAAGTATAGTCGAATGAATTAGCTTTCAGACAAGGAACTGAGGTGCAGGTTGCTAGCACAGCCTAGTGGCTGTGCTAGGTTGGAGATATAACTTGCAAAGCAAGTCACTTCTGCAGAGTACGGCAAGCCGAAAGTGACGATGTATCAAAGTTAATTCAAATGACTGATATGTAAAGCCCTTTGTCAAGTAAAAACAATCGAACTGATTAAAAAATGAAAAGTATCTAGAAAGAGCCTAGTTCTTAGCTTCGGGCATTGGCCACTCTGATATTCGTGGATTGGTTACCTACAGGTCAATGGTTCTGCCGCGAGTCCTACTCTCTATAAGCGTGGATCACAATTGTGCCACTTAGTCATTTCGTAGATGACTCAAACCTTGAAGTCCTAAACTCCTTCAAGATACTTTCCATTCAAACATGATTTCAATCCTTATTTCTGTCCAAATTCACCCAGTGATTTTGGATAGAAATAGGGATTCCTCATCGCTCTGCGATGATAAAACTTAATGGTCAAAAGTGTACATGAAAACAAGCGCTAACTTCAAGCTATTCTTCCTGTCATCATCCCCCAAATAAAACCAGACAATTCTCGTGCAATAGCTGTTTTAGCAACATTTTGTTTCTTATTTTTTCCTAGAACAAGTGTGCGATAACGTCTTCTTAAGCGTTCATTAGCCTTATCCGCATAAGCAATCACCTCCACTCGGTTTCCACTTTGTCTCCTTTTCAATTCTTTGGATTTATACCCAATCGTCCCCTTAGCCAATGATTGTGCAGCTTCTATCAGAAGTCGTCTCGCATGGCTATTCCCAGCTTTGGTGATAGCACCTCTTCTCTCCTTGTCGCCGCTAGAATTTTCGCTAGGAGTTAGCCCAAGATAAGAAGCAAAATGTTGAGCTGTCGCAAAGCGATTAAAATCACCGATTTCTGTCACAATGGAAAGAGCAGTTAGTGTTTTAATGCCAATAAAGCAAGAAAGCCGTGAGACCTTCTCTTGGTAACTGTCGCTTTGACCCAGTTGCTCAATTCGTGCATCATACCGTTCTATTTGATCTACTAATTTCTCATAGGTCAATAGATATTCTGTCAAAATCTCTGCATAAAGTCCATCAGGATTTAGGGAACGGAGCCAGCGGACATGTTTCTGTGTCCAATTACTGCTTCCCTCGGTATAGCGAAAATCATGTCGGAGACAGAAGGCAAGAATTTGTTGTTTGATTTTCTTCAGAGCCACTTTGTGGTCTGTTCTCATGCGGATATATTCTTTGACTTGTTCATCCTCAACAGTAGGAATATGAACAGGCCGATAGCTACGAAAGGCCAGAGCTTTTGCGAGTTGAGCTGCATCTTTTTTATCAGTCTTAACACGCTTAGATCCTTCCTTCATCACCGTTGTAGGCGCCATCACGATACAGGGAATCCCGTGAGCTTGTAGCTGGTGATATAGGGTAAATCCAAGACATCCGGCTTCGTAGCCACATAACACTTCTGCATCTTGACCATATAAACGACGAAGCTCATTCACATAGTTCACAATATAGCTAACATTTGGACCAACTTTAGTGCTATGTTTGAATTGATTCGCCATCATATCATAATAGCAGAGTGAAAAACTTTCTTTGTGAACATCCATTCCGATGAAAAGTGTGGTAAAATGAAACATATAAGACCTCCAATTGAGTGTGGTAATTCCTGTTAGAAGTTGATTGTTTTTTTATTCTAGTGTACAGGTAAATCCACGAATTCTCAACTGGGGGTCTTTACATATTGTCTATAATCTATCAGATTGTGAATTGATATGCTATATTATTGAGTAGAAAACTTGCCTTGAAATAGATGACTGCAAATACAATGAATAATCTTTTAGAGTTTGTAAGAGTTTGTAAATACAAGAAAAGGTATGTGGACATGATTTAAGTATGCAAACTCTTGCAATTTTCGGTAAATAGTTATATAATAAGAACGTTGAAAAGATGCTTGTAGGCTTACAAGTTAATATTTTCACAAAAGGATTAAAAGGCTTGCCTTTTAAAATAAAGAACTCGATTTTCATAAGGAGGAAATCATTCATGGTAGTTAAAGTTGGTATTAACGGTTTCGGACGTATCGGTCGTCTTGCTTTCCGTCGTATCCAAAACGTAGAAGGTGTTGAAGTTACTCGTATCAACGACCTTACAGATCCAGTAATGCTTGCACACTTGTTGAAATATGACACAAC
Encoded here:
- a CDS encoding IS110 family transposase; translation: MFHFTTLFIGMDVHKESFSLCYYDMMANQFKHSTKVGPNVSYIVNYVNELRRLYGQDAEVLCGYEAGCLGFTLYHQLQAHGIPCIVMAPTTVMKEGSKRVKTDKKDAAQLAKALAFRSYRPVHIPTVEDEQVKEYIRMRTDHKVALKKIKQQILAFCLRHDFRYTEGSSNWTQKHVRWLRSLNPDGLYAEILTEYLLTYEKLVDQIERYDARIEQLGQSDSYQEKVSRLSCFIGIKTLTALSIVTEIGDFNRFATAQHFASYLGLTPSENSSGDKERRGAITKAGNSHARRLLIEAAQSLAKGTIGYKSKELKRRQSGNRVEVIAYADKANERLRRRYRTLVLGKNKKQNVAKTAIARELSGFIWGMMTGRIA